Within Diprion similis isolate iyDipSimi1 chromosome 11, iyDipSimi1.1, whole genome shotgun sequence, the genomic segment AAGGGCGCGTTTTCCAAACGATGACGTCGAGGGGATCGAGGAAGGAGTCTTGGGACCACCGTCGTCCTTATACTCCTGACGATCGTCGTAGCGACGCGACGGGCAATGCCTGCATACACCGAAAGCAGCGCGACGGGTAAGGACGAACACACACGGGGAGAGAATAGCGACCGGTTGAAAAACCGACAAAAGGCGAAGGGAGGGGCTGTGGGACGAAGGAGAGACTGGTATATCCTGAAAGATGCATTCATTCGAGTTAAATGCAGCGCGCGAGACGAAATCTCGGAGGCCCGGAGAGAATGGAGCTGACAAGGACGAAGGCGCAGGATCGATCCTCTGCGTATGCGCATTGCAAGCGCAGGAAACCCTCCAGAAATATCAGGGACAATTattttgagtaaaataaaaattgacaataattttatgatgaatttttgcagCACATCTTGTCGATGGAATCAAGGATTAAAGGAGAGCGAAGAGAATTGCTTTCGCTAAAACGATATCAGGGGTGAGtatgagaaaagagagaaatagattGATAGAGTGGGAGGGAAAAGGGGtacaaacagaaaaagaaaaaagatttaaaaaaaaaaaacgaatttgaaaGACCGCGAGGCGAGGAGAGGAGgttgaggaggaggaggaggaggaggagtagTATATACGGTTTCGAAGGAAGAGAAGCTCGGAAGAACGTGAAAGAAGAAGTGTCGAACAAAAGCTTCTCTACCTCTCGGATGTGTACTGGTTCACCgttctcgccggcgcgttctTTGAATGGAGTCTGTGCATTGAATGGTCGAGATTTCGGCGAGGGTTCGCTCGCCCCATTGTAAATGGCAAGGTCACAAATCTAGCCGGAGGAAACTCTTCTTTGAACGTCACATCTATACACACCTATACGTCTctgcatataatataatacgtacTGGGTATTATGCACGGTCGCTCGGTTGGCAACAAATATATCGGTggatggaagaagaaaaaaataaaaaaacaaaaaaacaaaaacgaacgaacgaacgaaagaTAAAGCTTGCGGATCAAATACCTGCAAGGAACTCGAAGATTCCCTAAAACGATCGATCGGTGAGAAACGACGATAATCGCGATCGCGACTAATGTAAATCGTAATTAGTTGTAAACGGGTGGAACAAGAAGATAAAGTGTGTGAATTTGTTTGCGTGTACCAACCTGACGAAGCCATAGTGGGGGAGCCTCATTGACTCTGCTGCCACCACGTGATGACGTCGAGGAGTTCCTCGTCCTCGGGACTCATCGGCTCGTAGTTATCGTAGCTGTCGGAGTGCTGGGCGTAAAGGGTGCCTGTGGCGGTTCCGTATCCCTGACTTCCGCCGCCGGAAGATGCCTCAGAAACGAAGCTGGGTGTCGGAGAACTGGAGGCCTCGGATGAGGGCGGCGGGTTGAAGGAGGAATCCGAATTCTGTCGGAGGTGGTGCTGGATCTCGGAGCTGTGAGATCGGAGCTCGGCGGAAAGTCGGAGCTCGCCGGCCGACTGGTGACCGGAATCGGCGCTCGACGAGGTACCGGAAGCCGTGGAACCAGCGGAATCCAAAGATCCGTCGTTCTCCTCGAGCAGGCGCTGGAGACTGCGTATATACTCGACGGCCATCCGCAGCGTCTCGACCTTCGACAGCTTCTTGCTTCCGGCCCGAGACGCGCCTCCGGTCCCAGCCGTGTTTCCGCCGAGAGCTTGAGCCACACTCTGCGGAATATGCTGGCGCAGAGTCGCGAATCCGTTGTTCACCTGCTTGACGCGATTCCGCTCGCGGGCGTTCCGCCGCGCCACAGAGGCCGGTTGATGCGGAACCGCGCTGTAGGGTGTCGCCTGGGCGTAGAGTTTCGCCCGCTTGCACCCGTGCTGCATCTTCGGCTCCATGCTCCCGTTGATCCCGCCGCCGTTCGTCGACACGATCACGTTGCCCCGGTGGACCTGAGGCCCAACGCCCGAGCCCAACATGCCGGCGTGATGCTGCTGGACGGTCAACATAACCGGCGAATCGTTAAGTTTTTCTTCCTTAAGTCCCACTAAGGTCATGTCACAGTGTACCGCAGTGTTTCTACCCCACTTGCGATCGCGCTCGGACTCACACCCCGGTTTTCAAGTTCTGCGCGCCAACCTCGcggtttttgtttgttttttttttgtttttttttgataaaaagtcCCTTCAAAAACGATCAACAACGACGAGGAGAAACGTGGTCGTCGGGTCTCGGCCGGTGGACGAGGTGGTTGGATAAAACGGAACGGAAAAAATGCAACTTGCGAACGGTTTCAACGTGTATATAACTGGGAGAACGCACCCCCAATGCTTACTGAGTGGTTGTGGCTCCCGAAATGCTTGCCCGTGGAGGGTTCGGGGCCTTATATAGCCGGGCGGGCACGCGCCTATCCCCACCACTCGGTCCCCGCACTCGATCGGATCGGGCCCTAAAGGCCCCCTTCCCCTGCCGCCCCGCCCCTGTCTCGCGCACCTCAGTGGAGCGCCCCTTAGGCCCTAAGCCCCGTGATTCTCATCTGACCGAAAACCGTTCCCCGCTCGACGACTTATCGCCGAGACTGAGTTGACGGGTAAAAACCGTGTTTGGCTTTGCGATACCGAGTCGAACAACGTTTAGAAATTTTCCAACCATGAATCGGGCGCGGTTTTTTCACCCAAGTGCGGAACAACTTATCGCGCAGAAAAGAGACCGGCAATAATCGTTGAACCATCCAAAATCGTgtcttcatcatcatcgtcatcatcatcatcgtgaAGGAATTCAACCCGCGGTCTTTTCCATCGACGAGAAAGATTTCGGTTACAGTTACATCgatggggggaaaaaaaattgtaccccAGGGAACGGGGGTCTCGCAGGAAGAGGAGGATCTCCGTTGATGAGAGAGAGACGATGAGTCGCCGTCTTGAGGGGAAGCTGTGCACGGCGAGCGTCTCTCCCTTCCACTGGACCTGGCGCGCGCCATCGCCCCTCCGACGATCTCTCATCCTCTCTCACTCTCCCCTGCTCTCACTctctcctcctctctctctctcggttcgtctttcttctccttttttttctctcatcctCCAGAGGCACCCGACCGACGGCGGCATACGCGCGCGCCTGATTCCGAGTCGtcgaggagaaagagaaacagagagagagagagagagagagagagagacacacAGGGAGGGAGGGGATTCAGCACGTGTGCGTGAGTGCCTATACTCATTTaaacgcacgcacgcacgcacaccgACGCAGCATCCCAATCCAGACTGCACACTGCGCTCGATGAGGAACAGGTATACCCTGTTCCTAGTTCGTCTTCCAGATCCACTACCCCGGTGCTCTCTGTCACAAGCTCTGAAGTCATGCAACAGTGAGCCGTCCAAGGGGTGTCGAAACGTTGAAAACCAAACGACTTTTTAACCCACACGTACTCAGCTGACGGCACTTTGTTTTCGCAAAACGACTTCACTgcaaaaattgcgaaatttaATCGGGGTAAGACTTACAATTAGCAGCATCGGAGAATCTGGGTATGTGTAATACTTGGGAAACCAGTATTTACATAAATCTTTTAGGGTGGCTATAACATCGTCGATATGAGGTTTACAATGGGGAAATTTCTCCAGTTTTCTTTTAGCTGGCCAAAAGCCAGATTAATTTTTAGTTTACTCCACCCCCCGCAGGGATATCCCTCCAAAGACAACGTGACCTGTCCCCGTAATCCGGTGTATTGACCTGACAATTCTACAGGTAAGTATCCGTTAATCCTCCACCATGCGACTCGTTTGCTTCCtcgattcttcttcttcttcactccGTCACTGATTCCCACTTTCTGTGGAATCGtcgcaaaatttttgtaccGATCTTAGTTTTGCTTATTTTCTGACGGTATTTCGACGATCGTCTTACTACTCCGATCTGCCAATCTTCAGTCTCGATCACGGGACCCAAAATTATGCGAGTAATCTCCCAGTCTCAAAGAATCACAAGGAGAACCATCGGCAACTTTACAACGCATCCATTTCCCCAGAAATGATACCCGACGTTTATGAAACATCAATGAAATCCACgtgcaataaagtttttactataaatatatctgGCTCTATTGTTTCCAAAGGGTCACCCGCCCCAATATTTAGAACAAACGTCTCCTAAGGATTGCGGGTCTAATTTATCCATTTGTCTATAACCCATAAGGTCGACTAATCGTTCCAAGGGTAAGGAACCCTGCGGAGGACACTGTTCGATACCCAGGAACCGGGCTCCGATACCGTTAAGCCGTCATCCAATTTGGTCAAAACTGATTTGAAAAGATTAATGACCGCCGCACCTAGACATATAGGTACGTACAATCCAGTGAATCCATGAGAAACGTTAAGGTCTTCCCTTTTCCCGTAATCCTTCGGCGCGCATTGCGCGACGTAGTTACGATACGTCGTACCCCACGGATTACGGGGTCTGGCATCGGAACGCGGGCATTACTGGCCGGATCCACCCTTTGAGGAAACAATCGTGACTCGATAAAGCGCGGCGCATAAGCCAACGTAAATTCCGGGGGAGCAAGATAAGATAGGGCGCCGGCTCAACGGTCAACTCCGAATCCCGTCGAGGCGAACGTCGCTTGCAGGCGGTTATACGCGCCTCTGAAACGGATAAACCGGGTCGGTTCCTGGCCGTCCGAGGTCCTCGGCTCCTCTCGTCCGCCAGATCAGGTCAGTCCGGCTCGGCCCTACCCCAATGCACGTGTATTACGTCGGCACAATGCAGTCACACACGTATGCTGCGAGGATTTGATGTTGGTGTGGAGCTTCGAAGGCATGGAAAgaggttggggggggggggggggaggggcaaGGGATGATCCATGTAACAATTAAAATCCTAATCTCCGTAGTCACATGAACTCCGATCCGGGGAGGATGAGTCGCCTCGTCCTTATCCAGGATCGACCGCGTTATGTCCTGTGATATTGTGTCTACCTTATACCCTCCTTCCATGCAACATTGCATAACCTGATTCCTTTAACGAGGCTCGTGAGTCCGGAATCAATACGCTTTTGGATATTTTAATGCGAGTTTGAGTATTCGTTGAATTCGTTGTATGTTCCGTGAGGTGGAatgattttcttaaaattggaacaaaaaatgaaaatgtaaaagagTGGTactgattaataataaattggaTATCGATTGCTTATTTTaaaaccgataaaaaaaactttttagattcattcgatttcatcTTGCCATTATTCCGAATATTCGCGCAACTGATTATTCTTTATGATCCAATTTATTGCCGTAGTATATCGTtgagtatataatttttcaatattaccaATAATGTCGATTGTGATCAACGAATATAGCGATGCTGAACCGACTAATGAATGACAAATGaatctatgaaaaatatttttcttgacATAATAATCCTGATCGTTGAGTAAAATCGGACGATTCTaatgactgttttttttttttttttttactttgtcaTTCCAAtgcgatttgaaatgaaaattctatatcTTAGCTCTCGTTCTATTAGTTAAAATAACCTTATTTCTAGCGTATTTAAGAATGTCATCTCAGTTTACGACTATGAATTTTGTACTATACTATATGTATCCCACCACTCTGTGTAGCCGGTCATGAATTCCAGGATGATTACCGGTGTCAAACCTGTACCCCTCAACTACAATGGgattatagaaaataattacagtGTAACTCCTATTACGGTCGGAAGTTTTCTTCGCGTCAGACTACACGGTGGACCAAAGATGCAgagagataagaaaaattataattcatcGGATAATATTGTTCTTACAAATCGATCTCTCGCGTTTTTAACTCTGATCAACTTTTCGCCGAAAAGCCTTACTCGTGtgactagaatttttttttttccatcttcgGATATTTTTATCCAATATTTGCTCTCAATTTTCTGTCCACTTGAGTATCAGATCGAGTTGATAAACAATATCAATAAATCCTGATTAAATATCggaagaatgaaaaactttataGTAGAAAActgtgatggaaaaaaaaaacaataataatccaCCACGTTTTCCTTATTCTTCGGTTAAAAAAACTGAATCTGTGCGCACAAATGCCCCCGTGAATTTCACCCCTTAAAATTAGGTTAAACGAGCGCCGATATATCTGAGGGCTAATTACTCGAGGAATATAAAAAGCTCAAGCACTTGACTAGTCTGGCATATGGGAGGAAAACACGTGAATACCGTAGACGGTGGGGTGACTGGTGGGGTCGCAGGGGTAGGCGACAGGCGACA encodes:
- the LOC124412213 gene encoding achaete-scute homolog 1a-like translates to MTLVGLKEEKLNDSPVMLTVQQHHAGMLGSGVGPQVHRGNVIVSTNGGGINGSMEPKMQHGCKRAKLYAQATPYSAVPHQPASVARRNARERNRVKQVNNGFATLRQHIPQSVAQALGGNTAGTGGASRAGSKKLSKVETLRMAVEYIRSLQRLLEENDGSLDSAGSTASGTSSEIQHHLRQNSDSSFNPPPSSEASSSPTPSFVSEASSGGGSQGYGTATGTLYAQHSDSYDNYEPMSPEDEELLDVITWWQQSQ